The Pyrus communis chromosome 2, drPyrComm1.1, whole genome shotgun sequence genome includes a window with the following:
- the LOC137726198 gene encoding disease resistance protein RPV1-like: MASGSNITCQWKYDVFLSFRGVDTRTSFTDYMYEKLQDKNVKTFRDDPKLEKGTNINPELMKAIEESRFAIVVLSKKYATSTWCLSELAHIVKCTKEKGTRILPIFFHVEPSDVRHIKASFAEAFTDHEKTFGKESKNVRLWKDALGEVGKLAGWTLKEDRYETDLIKEIVQDVWKRVNPTFKLQGDSTPKSGGIDNKLKKVYLSLNDEAKDVRFIGIQGIHETGNTTLARLVYDRISPNFQVSCFLEDVGEVAKTKSLLHLQQKFLSSILKENIMQVSSVYDGKNMIKSCVLNKKVLLVLDDVDQSDQIFLLAGEKDWFGLGSRIIITTRNPELLVTNRIRNVVEGLSKDEVLQLSY; the protein is encoded by the exons ATGGCATCCGGCAGCAACATAACTTGTCAATGGAAGTACGACGTGTTCTTGAGTTTCAGGGGCGTAGACACCCGCACAAGTTTTACAGACTATATGTATGAAAAATTGCAGGACAAAAACGTCAAAACTTTCAGGGACGACCCAAAGCTTGAAAAAGGGACAAATATTAATCCAGAACTCATGAAGGCAATTGAAGAATCGAGGTTTGCAATCGTTGTCCTTTCGAAAAAGTATGCTACTTCCACCTGGTGCTTGTCCGAACTTGCACATATTGTTAAATGCACGAAAGAGAAAGGGACAAGAATTttgccaattttttttcatgtggAGCCCTCTGATGTACGACATATAAAAGCGAGTTTTGCTGAAGCCTTCACCGACCATGAAAAAACGTTCGGGAAAGAGAGCAAGAATGTGCGCCTGTGGAAAGATGCTTTAGGAGAAGTGGGTAAACTCGCCGGGTGGACGTTAAAGGAGGACAG ATATGAAACAGACCTTATCAAAGAAATTGTCCAGGACGTGTGGAAGAGAGTTAACCCCACATTCAAACTGCAGGGAGATTCCACGCCCAAGTCAGGTGGAATTGATAATAAACTGAAGAAAGTATATTTAAGTTTAAATGATGAGGCAAAAGATGTTCGCTTTATAGGTATACAAGGGATTCATGAGACAGGTAATACAACCCTTGCTCGACTAGTTTATGACAGAATTTCccctaattttcaagttagctGCTTTCTTGAAGATGTTGGAGAGGTTGCCAAAACAAAGAGTTTACTTCATCTGCAACAGAAGTTTTTGTCATCCATTCTGAAGGAAAATATTATGCAAGTTTCGAGCGTCTACGATGGAAAGAATATGATCAAGAGTTGTGTGCTTAATAAAAAGGTTCTTCTCGTTCTTGATGACGTGGACCAATCAgaccaaatatttttgttggcTGGAGAGAAAGACTGGTTTGGTCTGGGGAGCAGAATCATCATTACAACTAGGAATCCAGAACTGCTAGTCACAAATCGTATACGGAATGTGGTGGAAGGATTAAGCAAAGATGAAGTTCTTCAGCTCTCTTACTAA